The following are encoded together in the Flavihumibacter fluvii genome:
- a CDS encoding efflux RND transporter periplasmic adaptor subunit, which produces MQTIMKQMATVILVLLVVACGTGNGNSNLEKKKAELQELKNNQAKTIERIATLEKEITMMDPGSVPAEKPKLVTLENVITAPFTHYIDLQGKIDAENISYVTPRGMGGQVKAIFVKKGELVSKGKLLLKLDDAVIRQQIQTAKTQLEYAQNIYQRQKNLWDQNIGTEVQLISAKNNVDQVEHQITVLNEQLSMTNVYAEISGVADEVNIRVGETFTGSPNAGIRIVNTTSLKVITQVPENYLEKVTVGKPVLVTLPDIGKTVATKVSISGKLIDPASRSFYVEAKMPADKSLRPNQIANVQIEDYTVENAVTIPVNLLQNDEKGKFVMVAANENGKLKARKRMVEMGQLYGEKLEIHKGLEAGDVLIMTGFQGLFDGQLISTEVK; this is translated from the coding sequence ATGCAAACGATCATGAAGCAGATGGCAACCGTAATCCTCGTTCTGTTGGTAGTAGCCTGCGGAACCGGTAACGGTAATTCTAACCTCGAGAAAAAGAAAGCAGAACTCCAGGAATTAAAAAATAACCAGGCAAAAACTATTGAGCGGATCGCTACCCTGGAAAAGGAAATCACCATGATGGATCCCGGTTCGGTTCCTGCAGAGAAACCAAAACTGGTAACCCTGGAAAATGTAATTACTGCACCCTTTACGCATTATATCGATCTGCAGGGAAAGATTGATGCGGAAAATATTTCCTATGTAACACCAAGGGGAATGGGTGGCCAGGTTAAAGCCATCTTTGTAAAGAAAGGCGAGTTGGTAAGCAAGGGCAAACTCCTCCTGAAACTCGATGATGCAGTGATCAGGCAGCAGATCCAGACCGCAAAAACCCAGCTGGAATATGCTCAGAATATTTACCAGCGCCAGAAAAACCTTTGGGACCAGAATATAGGTACGGAGGTACAACTGATCAGTGCCAAGAATAATGTTGACCAGGTCGAACACCAGATCACTGTTCTTAATGAGCAATTATCCATGACCAACGTGTATGCAGAGATCAGCGGGGTTGCTGACGAAGTGAATATCAGGGTCGGAGAAACTTTTACAGGATCGCCAAATGCGGGTATCCGGATTGTAAATACAACCAGCCTTAAAGTAATTACACAGGTTCCCGAAAACTACCTGGAAAAGGTTACAGTAGGTAAACCTGTTTTGGTCACCTTACCGGATATCGGCAAAACAGTCGCCACTAAAGTAAGCATCTCCGGAAAACTGATCGATCCTGCCAGCCGTTCTTTTTATGTGGAGGCAAAAATGCCTGCTGATAAAAGTTTGAGGCCTAACCAGATCGCTAATGTACAGATCGAAGATTATACTGTAGAGAATGCCGTTACCATTCCCGTTAATCTTTTACAGAATGATGAAAAAGGGAAATTTGTTATGGTGGCCGCCAACGAAAATGGCAAACTTAAAGCCAGGAAAAGAATGGTTGAAATGGGTCAGCTCTATGGCGAGAAACTGGAGATCCATAAAGGCCTTGAAGCCGGTGATGTATTGATTATGACAGGTTTCCAGGGTTTATTTGACGGCCAGTTGATCAGCACTGAAGTAAAATAA
- a CDS encoding TolC family protein, translating to MKMTSRWAWLLTVITSILVITAKTAGAQEDRKIHQLSAKEAVEYAKLNSNVVKKALEEIRIQDQVNREVTASALPQVNGTFNFTDNIKLPTSLLPGEFFGQPPGTYIPVKFGVQYSSTLGADLNQILFDGQVFVGLQARKTAMDFARKNAEITEENIAVNIYKVYYQLLIAQVQVELFHANIVRFEKLLHDTREIYKNGFAEKLDVDRVSVTLTNLRTDSIKLRTQVNNGYLGLKVLMGMPINDSLVLSEQITEEMVKRDILDTAYSYENRREFQLLQLGKQLNEFNVKRYKMMAIPTLSAFGNYYTNAQRNEFDFFKGGQWFQQSSIGLRVNVPIFDGNRRRAQMEQARSALRQTEFDMKSLQLSIDNDVAASRNRFRDAVLAVDAQHQNMDLATSVFDQTKKKYDQGLGSNTEINQAQTDLTTAQTNLFSALYDAAVAKVDYLKAVGKIY from the coding sequence ATGAAAATGACAAGCAGGTGGGCATGGCTGTTAACTGTAATAACCAGCATATTGGTTATTACTGCTAAAACAGCAGGCGCCCAGGAGGACAGGAAAATTCATCAACTTTCTGCAAAGGAAGCGGTGGAATATGCCAAACTGAATAGCAATGTGGTTAAAAAAGCACTGGAAGAGATTCGCATCCAGGACCAGGTTAACCGTGAAGTGACCGCCAGTGCGCTTCCCCAGGTGAATGGAACTTTTAACTTCACGGATAATATAAAATTGCCTACCAGCCTTTTACCCGGGGAGTTTTTTGGCCAGCCCCCAGGTACTTATATCCCGGTAAAGTTTGGTGTTCAATACAGTTCAACATTGGGTGCCGATTTGAACCAGATACTATTCGATGGACAGGTCTTTGTAGGCTTGCAGGCCCGTAAAACGGCCATGGATTTCGCCCGTAAAAATGCCGAGATCACCGAAGAGAATATTGCTGTGAATATTTACAAAGTCTATTACCAGTTGCTCATCGCGCAAGTGCAGGTAGAACTTTTCCATGCCAATATCGTCCGCTTCGAAAAGCTCTTGCATGATACCAGGGAGATCTATAAAAATGGATTTGCTGAAAAGCTGGATGTCGACAGGGTGAGTGTTACCCTTACCAACCTGCGGACCGATAGCATTAAACTAAGAACCCAGGTAAATAATGGTTACCTCGGACTGAAAGTTTTAATGGGTATGCCCATTAATGACAGCCTGGTTTTGTCTGAACAGATAACTGAAGAAATGGTGAAGCGGGATATCCTGGATACCGCCTACAGTTATGAGAACAGGAGGGAGTTCCAATTACTGCAACTTGGCAAGCAATTGAATGAATTCAATGTGAAACGCTATAAAATGATGGCCATCCCTACTTTGTCTGCCTTTGGTAACTATTATACCAATGCACAAAGGAATGAGTTCGATTTTTTCAAAGGCGGACAATGGTTCCAGCAAAGTTCTATCGGCCTGCGGGTTAACGTGCCCATATTTGATGGCAACCGGCGAAGGGCCCAAATGGAACAGGCACGCTCTGCACTTCGCCAAACTGAATTTGACATGAAATCACTGCAACTCAGTATTGATAATGATGTGGCCGCTTCCAGAAACCGTTTCCGTGATGCAGTGCTGGCTGTTGATGCCCAGCACCAGAATATGGACCTGGCCACTTCGGTTTTTGACCAGACAAAAAAGAAATACGACCAGGGACTTGGCTCAAATACTGAGATCAACCAGGCACAAACTGATTTAACTACAGCCCAGACAAATCTTTTCTCCGCATTGTATGATGCTGCCGTAGCAAAAGTCGATTACCTGAAAGCAGTTGGTAAAATTTATTAA
- a CDS encoding TetR/AcrR family transcriptional regulator codes for MSELDNKERILAKASQLFMQFGIRSVSMDDIASALGVSKKTIYQFFADKDELVSEVIKVIIAESEECCEVDRTVAENAVDEMFKAMEMVEEMFRTMNPAVLHDLKKYHPAAFGIFDKHKNDYVYNIIRDNLVRGIQEELYRPELNIEIITLMRIDSMMLPFNPTLFNRQDISIVQISQQILEHYLFGIVSLKGYKLVLKYQQQRQKK; via the coding sequence ATGAGCGAGTTAGACAATAAGGAAAGGATCCTGGCAAAAGCAAGCCAGCTCTTCATGCAGTTTGGCATAAGAAGTGTGAGTATGGACGATATAGCCAGTGCTCTTGGGGTCAGTAAAAAGACCATTTACCAGTTTTTTGCAGATAAGGATGAACTGGTTAGTGAGGTCATAAAGGTCATCATTGCTGAATCAGAAGAATGTTGTGAAGTTGACCGGACCGTTGCAGAGAACGCAGTTGATGAAATGTTCAAGGCCATGGAAATGGTCGAAGAGATGTTCCGGACCATGAACCCGGCAGTTTTACATGACCTGAAAAAATACCATCCGGCAGCCTTTGGAATTTTTGACAAGCACAAGAACGATTACGTCTACAATATCATTCGGGATAACCTGGTCAGGGGAATCCAGGAAGAACTTTACAGGCCAGAGTTGAATATTGAGATCATCACACTGATGCGCATTGACAGTATGATGTTGCCATTTAATCCAACCTTATTCAACAGGCAGGATATATCAATCGTCCAGATTAGCCAGCAAATTTTGGAACACTACCTCTTCGGCATTGTTTCACTGAAGGGGTATAAACTGGTATTGAAGTACCAACAACAAAGACAAAAGAAATAA
- a CDS encoding DUF502 domain-containing protein: protein MDNTPVPAERWRWKKIFQYFIQGLLVTAPVAITGYLIFWFVSSIDNLLPIFQVQDPSGKFMTRNYGLGFLVIIMTLIVVGYLSSNFITSRLFSLFDHWLERAPGVKFIYSSIKDFFEAFAGNKKKFNKPVAVSLNQEDVFQIGFITDEDASEFGFKDYMTVYIPFSYSFAGQTYLVPRYRVRSLDHIKAADAMKYVVSGGIAEPDHEPEEQRSEK, encoded by the coding sequence ATGGACAATACACCGGTGCCTGCTGAACGCTGGCGTTGGAAGAAAATCTTCCAATACTTCATACAGGGCCTGCTGGTCACTGCACCTGTCGCAATTACTGGTTACCTGATCTTCTGGTTTGTAAGTTCCATAGATAACCTTTTGCCGATTTTCCAGGTACAGGATCCCAGTGGAAAGTTTATGACCCGGAATTACGGACTGGGTTTCCTGGTGATCATTATGACCCTGATCGTGGTAGGCTACCTGAGTTCCAATTTCATCACCAGCCGCCTGTTCAGCCTTTTTGACCATTGGCTGGAACGTGCACCTGGCGTGAAGTTCATTTATTCCTCCATCAAGGATTTTTTTGAAGCATTTGCGGGAAATAAAAAGAAATTCAATAAACCGGTAGCCGTTTCCCTGAACCAGGAAGATGTGTTCCAGATCGGGTTTATTACAGACGAAGATGCCAGTGAATTTGGTTTCAAAGATTACATGACCGTTTACATACCCTTTTCCTATTCGTTTGCGGGACAAACCTACCTCGTTCCGCGTTACCGCGTTAGGTCGCTGGACCATATCAAAGCTGCAGATGCCATGAAATATGTGGTATCTGGTGGCATTGCTGAGCCCGACCATGAACCAGAGGAGCAGCGTTCTGAAAAATAG
- a CDS encoding zinc dependent phospholipase C family protein, translating into MVKLILAAALLLWSQPLYCWGFYGHRLINEYAIYLLPPQLLVLYKPALEYLREHAVDADKRRYILKAEAPRHYIDMDHYGEYPFQEIPRRWEDAVARYTADSLLAHGILPWRIQQMLGALTRAFREKNNADILRVSADLGHYIGDAHVPLHTSSNHNGQKTGQHGIHGFWESRLPELFAAGEWDFFMEKAAYINNPGQYTWDCILESAAAVDSVLQLEARLSAQTPANQKYAYEWRNQQVLRQYSTGYSKKYEQLLHGMVERRLRKAIHTVASFWYTAWVNAGQSDLSGLLITDRRARKVQLDSLDLYWRTQTPKGKSCD; encoded by the coding sequence ATGGTAAAGTTGATACTGGCGGCCGCCTTACTGTTGTGGTCGCAGCCATTGTATTGCTGGGGCTTTTATGGACACCGGCTGATCAATGAATATGCCATTTACCTGCTTCCGCCGCAGTTATTGGTTTTGTATAAACCAGCTTTGGAATATTTGCGCGAACACGCGGTGGATGCAGATAAGCGGCGCTATATCCTGAAGGCAGAAGCACCAAGGCATTATATTGATATGGATCATTATGGTGAATACCCATTTCAGGAAATACCACGCCGTTGGGAAGATGCCGTGGCCAGATACACTGCAGATAGCCTGCTGGCCCATGGAATATTACCCTGGCGCATCCAGCAGATGCTGGGGGCTTTAACCCGGGCATTCCGTGAAAAAAACAATGCGGATATCTTAAGGGTATCAGCAGATCTTGGCCATTATATCGGAGATGCCCATGTACCTCTTCATACCAGTTCAAACCACAACGGGCAGAAGACGGGCCAGCATGGTATCCATGGATTCTGGGAGAGTCGTTTACCGGAGTTATTTGCGGCGGGGGAATGGGATTTCTTTATGGAAAAGGCAGCATATATCAATAATCCGGGCCAGTACACCTGGGACTGCATCCTGGAAAGTGCCGCCGCTGTAGATTCAGTATTACAGTTGGAAGCCCGGTTATCGGCACAAACGCCGGCTAACCAGAAATATGCCTATGAATGGCGTAACCAGCAGGTCTTGCGGCAATATTCAACCGGCTACAGTAAAAAATATGAGCAGCTATTGCATGGAATGGTGGAACGGCGCTTGAGAAAAGCCATCCACACAGTAGCCAGTTTCTGGTATACGGCCTGGGTAAATGCAGGCCAGTCAGACCTTTCAGGGCTTTTGATCACGGACCGGCGGGCAAGAAAAGTACAATTGGACAGCCTGGACCTATATTGGAGAACCCAAACACCAAAAGGTAAATCCTGCGACTAG
- the serC gene encoding 3-phosphoserine/phosphohydroxythreonine transaminase, with the protein MVHNFNAGPSILPKTVFQQASEAILNYNNMGLSILEIGHRTDAFQSVMDEAQSLVKELMMLESNREVLFLHGGASTQFFQVPMNLLAEKATASYLDCGVWGSKAIKEAKLYGTVEVAASSRDRNYSYIPGNYTIREDAAYFHYTTNNTVEGTQMHSVPATNIPLVADMSSDILSTVMDFNRFSLIYAGAQKNIGAAGVNLVIVDPEILGKTGRAMPSMMDYREHIKNGSMLNTPPVFAVYVCMLTLRWLKEQGGVPAIQKINERKAKLLYDTIDQYPVFNGVVAKEDRSLMNAVFTINDPEVEKEFIATCKANNLYGVKGHRSVGGFRISMYNALPFESVVVLTDLMKEFANKKG; encoded by the coding sequence TTGGTCCACAATTTCAATGCAGGTCCGTCTATCTTGCCAAAAACAGTTTTTCAACAAGCCAGTGAAGCTATCCTTAATTATAATAACATGGGTCTGTCGATCCTGGAAATTGGTCATCGTACCGATGCCTTCCAGTCGGTTATGGATGAGGCGCAATCGCTGGTGAAAGAACTGATGATGCTGGAAAGCAACCGGGAAGTTTTGTTTTTGCATGGCGGCGCATCTACCCAGTTTTTCCAGGTGCCAATGAACCTGCTGGCAGAAAAAGCCACTGCATCTTACCTCGATTGCGGGGTTTGGGGAAGCAAGGCCATCAAGGAAGCGAAGCTGTATGGAACGGTAGAAGTTGCAGCTTCTTCCAGGGACAGGAACTATTCCTATATTCCTGGCAATTATACTATCCGGGAAGATGCCGCTTATTTCCACTATACTACTAATAATACTGTTGAAGGAACCCAGATGCATTCAGTACCTGCGACCAATATTCCCCTGGTGGCTGACATGAGTAGCGACATCTTAAGCACTGTGATGGATTTTAACCGCTTCTCGCTGATCTATGCCGGTGCTCAAAAGAATATCGGGGCCGCCGGGGTTAACCTGGTGATTGTTGATCCTGAGATATTAGGTAAAACCGGCAGGGCCATGCCTTCAATGATGGATTACAGGGAACACATCAAAAATGGTTCCATGCTGAATACACCACCTGTATTTGCAGTTTACGTATGCATGCTAACGCTGCGCTGGTTGAAAGAACAAGGCGGCGTTCCTGCCATACAAAAGATCAACGAACGGAAAGCAAAACTCCTGTATGACACCATCGACCAGTACCCGGTATTTAATGGAGTTGTGGCAAAAGAGGACCGCAGCCTGATGAATGCTGTATTCACCATCAATGATCCGGAAGTGGAAAAGGAATTTATTGCAACCTGCAAGGCCAACAATTTATATGGCGTAAAAGGTCATCGCTCTGTGGGTGGCTTCAGGATCAGCATGTATAATGCCCTTCCCTTCGAAAGTGTTGTGGTACTGACCGACCTTATGAAAGAATTCGCCAATAAAAAAGGATAA
- a CDS encoding DUF1015 domain-containing protein, with protein MAIIKPFKALRPAPGKAAAVAAPPYDVLNSAEAAVQAAGNPDSFLHITKSEIDCAGIADIHTQEVYEKAKTNLKEFINRGVLIREDKPCYYIYELVMHGRTQTGLVAVSSIDDYENDIIKKHEFTRPEKEQDRINHIRTSGAQTGNVFLAYRDVATINHMIDDWKRKLPVYDFTAADGISHRIWVIDNPATVQQISDLFAQEVPYTYIADGHHRAASAAKVRRSLEPGYHDHANYFLTTLFPANQLHIMDYNRVVKDLNGHTETGFLRALYDEFEVERMPAAFSPTRLHEFGLYLGGQWYKLTSKEGTYSEDPIGVLDVTILSDKVLDKLLGINDQRTDKRIDFVGGIRGLHELEKRVDSGEMKLAFSLHPVSIQQLFDIADSGNVMPPKSTWFEPKLRDGLLTHLIYE; from the coding sequence ATGGCCATCATAAAACCATTCAAAGCCCTAAGACCTGCACCCGGTAAAGCTGCTGCAGTTGCCGCTCCGCCATATGACGTTTTGAACTCTGCAGAAGCAGCCGTTCAGGCCGCTGGTAATCCGGATAGCTTCCTGCACATCACCAAATCGGAAATTGACTGTGCGGGCATTGCAGATATTCATACACAAGAGGTCTATGAAAAAGCAAAAACCAACCTGAAAGAATTCATCAACAGGGGTGTCCTCATCCGGGAAGACAAACCCTGCTATTATATCTATGAGCTGGTGATGCATGGAAGAACACAAACAGGACTGGTAGCCGTTTCTTCTATTGATGATTATGAAAATGATATTATTAAGAAACATGAATTCACCAGGCCTGAAAAAGAGCAGGATCGTATCAACCATATCAGGACCAGCGGTGCACAGACCGGCAATGTATTTTTAGCTTACCGTGATGTAGCCACCATCAATCATATGATTGATGATTGGAAAAGAAAATTACCGGTATATGATTTCACCGCTGCAGATGGCATTTCACACCGCATCTGGGTGATCGATAACCCGGCCACCGTCCAGCAGATCAGTGATCTTTTTGCACAGGAAGTCCCTTATACCTACATCGCAGATGGCCACCACCGGGCAGCTTCTGCCGCAAAAGTGCGCCGTTCCCTTGAACCGGGATACCACGACCACGCTAATTATTTCCTGACCACTTTATTCCCTGCGAACCAGTTGCATATTATGGACTATAACCGCGTGGTGAAAGACCTGAATGGCCATACTGAAACAGGTTTCCTGCGGGCATTGTACGATGAATTTGAGGTTGAACGGATGCCGGCGGCATTCTCACCAACAAGGCTACACGAATTTGGATTATACCTTGGCGGCCAATGGTATAAATTAACATCGAAAGAAGGCACCTATTCAGAAGACCCGATTGGAGTGCTTGATGTGACCATATTATCGGATAAAGTGCTGGATAAATTATTGGGCATTAATGACCAGCGAACCGATAAAAGAATTGATTTTGTCGGAGGCATCAGGGGCTTGCATGAACTTGAAAAAAGGGTGGATAGCGGTGAAATGAAACTGGCATTCAGCCTTCATCCGGTGAGTATTCAACAATTATTTGATATTGCGGATAGCGGAAATGTTATGCCCCCGAAAAGTACCTGGTTTGAACCCAAACTCAGGGATGGGTTGCTGACACATTTAATTTATGAATGA
- a CDS encoding tetratricopeptide repeat protein encodes MKKALLYLLTILVSTSIFAQEDVKSLQLKARNFMQQGDYPNATLVLNKAIQQAPENLDLQNDLLFNYYLAQDYSRAMELGKKLTSQPNADIRSYQLLGLTYRNIEEVKECERLYKTGIKAYPNSGVLYNEYGEYLWSRKKLEEAIDWWEKGIAADPNYSGNYYNAAKYYYLTTDKVWSLVYGEIFVNLESYSRRTPEIKQLLLDGYKKYFTNMDALKAPNEKSGFEQAFTGILNKYAATVSSGISAGSLTMLRTKFLLDWFEKEPGKFAFRLFDYQRQLTREGFFDAYNQWLFGAAQNLPDFQQWTQQNQKAYDGFIDFQKGRVFKLPAGQNYRGWSSK; translated from the coding sequence ATGAAAAAAGCCCTGTTGTACCTGCTGACCATCCTGGTATCGACGTCCATTTTTGCCCAGGAAGATGTGAAATCTCTGCAACTGAAAGCACGGAATTTCATGCAACAGGGCGATTACCCCAATGCCACCCTGGTATTGAATAAAGCCATACAACAGGCACCTGAAAACCTGGACCTTCAAAACGACCTGTTGTTCAATTATTACCTGGCCCAGGACTATTCCCGGGCCATGGAATTGGGGAAAAAGCTGACCAGCCAGCCGAATGCAGATATCAGGAGTTACCAGTTGCTGGGACTTACCTACCGTAACATTGAAGAAGTAAAGGAATGTGAACGGCTGTATAAAACAGGTATCAAAGCATATCCGAACAGCGGTGTGTTATATAATGAATATGGTGAGTATCTCTGGTCCAGGAAAAAATTAGAGGAAGCCATCGACTGGTGGGAAAAAGGCATTGCGGCGGATCCTAATTATTCAGGCAATTATTACAATGCCGCGAAATACTATTACCTCACTACAGATAAAGTCTGGAGCCTGGTTTATGGCGAGATCTTTGTAAATCTAGAAAGTTATAGCCGACGTACACCTGAGATCAAGCAATTATTACTGGATGGGTATAAAAAGTATTTCACCAATATGGATGCCCTGAAAGCCCCAAATGAGAAAAGCGGATTTGAACAGGCCTTTACCGGCATATTAAATAAATATGCAGCAACCGTGAGCTCAGGAATATCTGCCGGGTCGCTGACTATGTTACGGACAAAATTCCTTCTGGACTGGTTTGAAAAAGAGCCAGGCAAATTTGCCTTCCGTTTATTTGATTACCAGCGGCAACTGACCCGGGAAGGTTTCTTTGACGCCTATAACCAATGGTTATTCGGCGCTGCCCAAAACCTGCCGGATTTCCAGCAATGGACGCAGCAAAACCAAAAGGCCTATGATGGTTTTATTGATTTCCAGAAAGGAAGGGTATTCAAATTACCTGCCGGACAAAATTACCGGGGCTGGTCCTCCAAATAA
- a CDS encoding AMP-dependent synthetase/ligase, whose amino-acid sequence MDQPKRLFDCIELQLQTEPVADLLAAKEAGVWKKYSTQDVRDHVNQLSAGLLNLGISCGDMSAEGRDKVAILSKNRPEWVFVDLAVQQIGAILTPFYPTINVKELEFVLNDAAVKMIFVNDEDLYHKVLSVQSRVPSLKHIFTFEKVTGAAHWKDVIRNSTEEALQQLPAISARIKYEDLATIIYTSGTTGTPKGVMLSHENILSNVISSIDCAFRDIGVKGQRALSFLPLNHIFERMVTYIYLFAGTSVYYAESLDTIGDNLKEVQPSLFTTVPRLLEKVYEKIMMKGMELTGIKRKLFYWAHDLAEKFEINKDLGFWYNTQLSIANKIVFSKWREGLGGNVRAIVTGGAACQIKLIRIFTAAKIPIMEGYGLTETSPVIAVNRYVESGRKFGTVGPLIPGVEVKIAEDGEILCKGPNIMMGYYKRPDLTAEVIHDSWFATGDIGLFVDEKFLKITDRKKEMFKTSGGKYVAPLPIENKLKESMFVEQLMVIGAERKYVGALIVPSFPNLKDWCQKNGISYSTNEEMIRHPKVIEIFKDLVESFNTYFNHVEQIKKFELLPADWSIDTGELTPKMSLKRKVIMEKYHDAIERIYA is encoded by the coding sequence ATGGACCAGCCAAAAAGACTCTTTGATTGCATTGAACTTCAATTGCAAACCGAACCTGTTGCCGATTTATTGGCCGCTAAAGAAGCCGGGGTCTGGAAAAAATATAGTACCCAGGATGTCCGTGACCATGTGAATCAACTGAGTGCCGGATTACTCAATTTAGGCATCAGTTGTGGTGATATGAGCGCGGAAGGCAGGGACAAGGTTGCCATACTTTCAAAAAACCGCCCGGAATGGGTTTTTGTAGATCTCGCAGTCCAGCAGATCGGGGCAATATTAACCCCATTTTATCCCACCATCAATGTAAAGGAGCTGGAATTTGTGCTCAACGATGCTGCCGTAAAAATGATCTTTGTAAATGATGAAGACCTTTATCATAAAGTATTGAGCGTACAATCAAGAGTGCCGAGCCTGAAACATATTTTCACATTTGAAAAAGTTACTGGGGCAGCGCACTGGAAAGATGTGATCCGCAATAGCACTGAAGAAGCCCTGCAACAATTACCCGCTATTTCAGCCAGGATAAAATATGAAGACCTTGCTACGATCATATATACATCCGGAACAACAGGAACCCCGAAAGGCGTCATGTTGTCGCATGAGAACATACTGAGCAATGTGATCAGCAGCATAGATTGTGCTTTCCGTGACATCGGGGTAAAAGGCCAGCGTGCATTAAGTTTCCTTCCATTGAACCATATCTTCGAAAGGATGGTCACCTACATCTACCTGTTTGCCGGTACATCTGTTTATTATGCCGAGAGCCTTGACACTATTGGCGATAACCTGAAAGAAGTACAACCTTCCCTGTTTACAACTGTTCCCCGTTTATTGGAAAAAGTGTACGAAAAGATCATGATGAAGGGCATGGAACTAACCGGCATCAAACGTAAATTATTTTATTGGGCCCACGACCTTGCTGAAAAATTTGAAATAAATAAAGACCTTGGGTTCTGGTACAATACCCAATTGTCCATAGCCAATAAAATTGTTTTCAGCAAATGGCGGGAAGGATTGGGCGGCAATGTGAGGGCAATAGTAACTGGTGGTGCAGCCTGCCAGATTAAACTGATCAGGATATTCACCGCCGCAAAAATCCCTATCATGGAGGGATATGGATTAACGGAGACATCACCGGTAATTGCCGTAAACAGGTACGTGGAATCTGGCCGGAAATTCGGTACCGTAGGTCCATTGATCCCGGGTGTGGAAGTGAAAATTGCCGAAGATGGCGAAATCTTATGCAAGGGCCCCAATATTATGATGGGTTATTATAAGCGGCCCGATCTTACAGCAGAGGTGATTCATGATAGCTGGTTTGCAACTGGAGACATAGGCCTGTTTGTTGATGAAAAATTCCTTAAGATCACCGACCGAAAAAAAGAAATGTTCAAGACCAGTGGTGGTAAATATGTAGCGCCGCTTCCCATAGAAAATAAGTTAAAGGAATCTATGTTTGTCGAACAACTGATGGTAATTGGCGCAGAAAGGAAATATGTTGGTGCATTGATAGTTCCATCCTTCCCCAACCTGAAAGACTGGTGCCAGAAAAACGGAATCAGCTATTCTACAAATGAAGAAATGATCAGGCATCCCAAAGTGATTGAAATATTCAAAGACCTGGTGGAGAGCTTCAACACCTATTTTAACCATGTTGAGCAGATCAAAAAATTTGAGTTACTTCCTGCAGACTGGAGCATTGATACCGGAGAGCTGACACCGAAAATGAGCCTGAAAAGAAAAGTTATCATGGAGAAATACCATGACGCTATTGAACGGATATATGCCTGA